A single Anopheles maculipalpis chromosome 3RL, idAnoMacuDA_375_x, whole genome shotgun sequence DNA region contains:
- the LOC126562366 gene encoding prostatic acid phosphatase-like, translating into MYYLSRRVLIMLTCSVLITTIVFFTAYGVYGAPSSAEDLSDESGEFLHVLGRRPGLELKQVHVFFRHGQRTPADTYPNDPYVNYTFEPYDWGQLTNKGKYSVYEQIGNWLRERYGRFVGATYRAKNVHVQTTGVSRTQMSMQLVLAGLFPPADTPLQWNRRLNWQPIPYFSEPLSQDTLLLVRVSCPRYTETVQETFKLPEVVTLMNENKQLYENLTLITGLKIANPDDIQSLFSTLKAESEYGLKLPVWTKAYYPDKLLPLTKKSYALNVYTDEMKRLKGGPFLRKTLNEWEALIANPTGTHKKILLYAGHDSTVVNILSALKVWDDTVLPDYGVMGVLELYRDSNNGQYLVTVGQKQLGQKLQRLTIPGCTELCPIEKLKTVLQTTIPTDWKKDCVAKHPDTVEPPPSGP; encoded by the exons ATGTATTATTTGAGTCGCCGTGTGCTTATCATGTTGACGTGCAGCGTGCTGATCACGACGATTGTCTTCTTTACCGCGTACGGAGTGTACGGTGCACCCTCGTCCGCGGAGGACCTTTCTGATGAGAGTGGCGAATTTCTACACGTGCTGGGTCGACGGCCCGGCCTCGAGCTGAAGCAGGTGCACGTG TTTTTCCGCCACGGACAGCGTACACCGGCCGATACGTATCCGAACGATCCGTACGTGAACTACACCTTCGAACCGTACGACTGGGGACAGCTGACGAAT AAAGGCAAATACTCAGTGTATGAACAGATTGGCAATTGGTTGCGTGAACGCTATGGACGGTTTGTCGGTGCAACGTACCGTGCAAAAAATGTCCACGTACAGACGACTGGCGTTTCGCGAACACAGATGTCGATGCAGCTCGTGCTAGCTGGCCTGTTTCCACCCGCAGACACACCGCTCCAGTGGAACCGGCGTCTAAACTGGCAACCGATACCGTACTTCAGTGAACCGCTTAGCCAAGATACG CTTTTACTGGTGCGTGTGTCCTGCCCACGATACACTGAAACGGTTCAGGAAACATTCAAGCTGCCCGAGGTGGTAACGCTTATGAACGAAAACAAGCAATTGTATGAGAATCTCACGCTCATCACTGGCCTGAAGATAGCGAATCCGGATGACATACAGTCACTGTTCAGTACGCTTAAAGCTGAG TCCGAGTATGGTCTTAAGCTGCCAGTCTGGACGAAAGCCTACTACCCGGACAAGCTGCTACCGCTAACGAAGAAAAGCTACGCCCTCAACGTCTACACTGACGAGATGAAGCGTCTCAAGGGTGGTCCCTTCCTGCGCAAAACGCTCAACGAATGGGAAGCGCTGATCGCAAATCCGACTGGCACGCACAAGAAAATCTTGCTCTACGCCGGGCACGATTCGACCGTCGTTAATATTCTGTCCGCGCTTAAAGTTTGGGACGACACCGTACTCCCGGACTATGGTGTGATGGGCGTGCTCGAACTGTATCGCGATTCTAACAATGGGCAGTACTTAGTAACCGTCGGCCAGAAACAGCTCGGACAGAAACTGCAGCGTCTAACGATACCCGGCTGTACGGAGCTGTGTCCGATAGAGAAGCTAAAAACGGTCCTACAAACCACTATACCGACCGACTGGAAGAAAGACTGTGTGGCGAAACATCCCGATACCGttgaaccaccaccatcgggaCCTTAG